A stretch of Acidobacteriota bacterium DNA encodes these proteins:
- a CDS encoding GNAT family N-acetyltransferase — MTRASDLRPASSAPADLRVDRVGDPIPELNRFFYTAIGGAWFWIDRLAWSRARWVEWLSRAGVETWVASVAGVPAGYAELQSQPGDEAEIVYFGLLPQFAGKGYGGAFLTLAARRAWELGPRRVWVHTCSLDHPRALDNYLRRGFRLFKEETAEHDMPDVTPGPWPGWDA, encoded by the coding sequence ATGACGCGCGCGTCGGACCTCCGCCCGGCGTCGAGCGCCCCCGCGGATCTGAGGGTCGATCGGGTCGGCGATCCGATCCCCGAGCTCAACCGCTTCTTCTACACGGCCATCGGCGGGGCGTGGTTCTGGATCGATCGCCTCGCCTGGAGCCGCGCGCGCTGGGTGGAGTGGCTCTCGCGCGCCGGCGTCGAGACCTGGGTGGCCTCGGTGGCCGGTGTCCCGGCCGGGTACGCGGAGCTTCAGAGCCAGCCGGGCGACGAGGCCGAGATCGTCTACTTCGGCCTCCTGCCGCAGTTCGCCGGGAAAGGATACGGCGGGGCGTTCCTGACGCTCGCCGCGCGGCGCGCGTGGGAGCTGGGGCCGCGGCGCGTGTGGGTCCACACCTGCTCCCTCGATCATCCCCGGGCCCTCGACAACTATCTGAGGCGCGGCTTTCGTCTCTTCAAAGAGGAGACGGCCGAGCACGACATGCCCGACGTCACGCCCGGACCGTGGCCGGGATGGGACGCCTGA
- a CDS encoding response regulator, protein MTTMMEATAGSSGPAAEHAAIRETLERANAMLRAQQEATPDAILIVDLTGKVLSYNSKFLNLWGIPLDLASTYDDDALLSFVTRRLKDPAGFLATVRSLYADPLEMRQDETIEFVDGRIIARSTLPVLMSDGHAVARAWYFRDVTRQRRLESDLRHSQKMEALGTLAGGIAHDFNNLLTAIGGFIDIARQGLAPAGPEGQALATAAEAVSRAGDLTKGLLNFSRRSAAAFEPVDLRLALEEVVRFLTPSLAAAIEVRKIVASDLWIARADPGQIQQVITNLCVNARDAMGSGGRLTLGLANCTRLAGTAGPRAGGRPAEYVALAVTDTGAGMPPEVVGRIFDPFYTTKEIGKGTGLGLAIVHGIMELHGGWIECESEPGRGTTFTAFFPRAVEKPAARRPETAANARGAGETILIADDEEMIRNLVKSALEAFGYRVLAAADGAEAIEIFRAKRAEIDLVILDLVMPRRSGSDAFAEMHALRPETPIVISSGYSAEGEVEDLLRLGASASVPKPFNVKDLAGTVRELLVARIAAVSSPSR, encoded by the coding sequence GTGACGACGATGATGGAGGCGACAGCCGGATCCTCGGGGCCCGCGGCGGAGCACGCGGCGATCCGCGAGACCCTCGAGCGCGCGAACGCGATGCTCCGCGCCCAGCAGGAAGCCACGCCGGACGCCATCCTCATCGTCGATCTCACCGGAAAGGTCCTCAGCTACAACTCGAAGTTCCTCAACCTCTGGGGCATCCCGCTGGACCTCGCGTCCACGTACGACGACGACGCCCTCCTCTCGTTCGTCACGCGCCGCCTGAAGGACCCCGCGGGCTTCCTCGCGACCGTCCGCAGCCTCTACGCCGATCCGCTGGAGATGCGGCAGGACGAGACGATCGAGTTCGTGGACGGGCGGATCATCGCGAGATCGACGCTGCCCGTCCTGATGAGCGACGGGCACGCCGTGGCGCGCGCGTGGTACTTCCGCGACGTCACGCGACAGCGCCGGCTCGAGTCGGACCTCAGGCACTCCCAGAAGATGGAGGCGCTCGGCACGCTGGCGGGGGGGATCGCGCACGACTTCAACAACCTCCTGACCGCGATCGGCGGCTTCATCGACATCGCGCGCCAGGGTCTCGCGCCGGCAGGCCCAGAGGGGCAGGCGCTCGCGACCGCCGCGGAGGCGGTCAGCCGGGCCGGCGATCTCACGAAGGGGCTGCTCAACTTCAGCCGCCGGAGCGCCGCCGCTTTCGAGCCCGTGGATCTGCGCCTCGCGCTGGAAGAGGTCGTCCGCTTCCTCACGCCTTCTCTCGCGGCGGCCATCGAGGTCCGGAAGATCGTCGCCTCCGATCTCTGGATCGCGCGCGCGGACCCCGGGCAGATCCAGCAGGTGATCACCAACCTCTGCGTGAACGCCCGCGACGCCATGGGCTCCGGAGGGCGCCTGACCCTCGGGCTCGCCAACTGCACGAGGCTGGCGGGGACCGCCGGGCCCCGGGCGGGGGGCCGTCCGGCCGAGTACGTGGCCCTCGCGGTGACCGACACGGGCGCCGGCATGCCCCCGGAGGTCGTCGGCCGCATCTTCGACCCCTTCTACACCACGAAGGAGATCGGCAAGGGAACCGGGCTCGGCCTGGCGATCGTGCACGGCATCATGGAGCTGCACGGCGGATGGATCGAGTGCGAGAGCGAGCCGGGGCGGGGGACGACGTTCACGGCGTTCTTCCCCCGGGCGGTCGAGAAGCCGGCCGCGCGGCGCCCCGAGACCGCGGCGAACGCCCGCGGGGCCGGCGAGACGATCCTGATCGCCGACGACGAGGAGATGATCCGAAACCTCGTGAAGAGCGCGCTCGAAGCCTTCGGGTACAGGGTCCTCGCCGCGGCCGACGGCGCCGAGGCCATCGAGATCTTCCGGGCGAAGCGCGCCGAGATCGACCTCGTCATCCTCGACCTCGTCATGCCGCGGCGGTCCGGAAGCGACGCGTTCGCCGAGATGCACGCCCTGCGGCCGGAGACACCGATCGTCATCTCGAGCGGGTACAGCGCGGAGGGGGAGGTCGAGGATCTGCTCCGACTCGGCGCGAGCGCCAGCGTTCCGAAGCCGTTCAACGTGAAGGACCTCGCGGGGACGGTGCGGGAGCTCCTCGTCGCGAGGATCGCCGCGGTCTCCTCCCCGTCCCGATAG
- a CDS encoding M14 family metallopeptidase, with protein sequence MRTPPLPLPLLAVALSMAPAALAAPPDQSRPAADLTTPAEACAYRCTPGYRETIEFLTKLARSSRLVHLSMYGETAEGYPMPMVVAAREMRFTPEAARASGLPVVLVFSGIHAGEIDGKDASLALLRDIVSGKRAGLLDNLILVVVPIYNVDGHERVSPSNRLAQDGPAEGMGFRTNGRGLDLNRDFVKMESPETAALVGRLFRDFRPHVVVDCHVTDGMDFQYEMTYFAGESPNAPAPLRRYVAGMKEAIGKGLAATGHAAAPFGDLENPADPNQGVRMWAPSPRYSTSYFETRNRVSLLAEAHAYKPFAVRVAATYEMLRSILEHVAADPKGLTGAVAASEAESARRATAERGATFGLAFKATDDRVMVDYLGWSFDVVPSEVTGRLRVVWSRRPETFRVPLYASLVATKEVRVPRGYLLSRAYAPLAAKAVLHGLRVSRTLADADLDVEVFRATELAWAAGSYQGHHAAEAKGAWAVERRHVPSGTFWIPLDQPDAPIAMWLFEPESPEGFLAWNAFDNILERKMVVEDPVVERMAAEMLKDQRVRADYERAFPGGAGAAPRDPNEADAAAERRLMWFYARSPFFDREVGVYPIARVTSDPGLRTAEWTPPAAP encoded by the coding sequence ATGAGGACTCCGCCGCTCCCGCTCCCTCTGCTCGCGGTCGCGCTCTCCATGGCGCCGGCCGCCCTCGCCGCGCCGCCCGATCAGAGCCGCCCGGCCGCCGATCTCACGACCCCGGCCGAGGCGTGCGCCTACCGATGCACCCCCGGATATCGCGAGACGATCGAGTTCCTCACGAAGCTCGCTCGAAGCTCGCGGCTGGTCCACCTGTCGATGTACGGCGAGACGGCCGAGGGGTATCCGATGCCGATGGTCGTCGCGGCGCGCGAGATGCGCTTCACCCCCGAGGCGGCGCGCGCCTCGGGGCTGCCGGTGGTCCTCGTCTTCAGCGGCATCCACGCCGGCGAGATCGACGGGAAGGATGCGAGCCTGGCCCTCCTGCGCGACATCGTCTCCGGAAAGCGCGCCGGACTCCTCGACAACCTCATCCTCGTCGTCGTGCCGATCTACAACGTGGACGGCCACGAGCGCGTGAGCCCGTCCAACCGTCTGGCGCAGGACGGGCCCGCGGAGGGGATGGGGTTCCGCACGAACGGCCGGGGCCTCGATCTCAACCGCGACTTCGTGAAGATGGAATCGCCCGAGACGGCCGCGCTCGTCGGCCGGCTCTTTCGCGACTTCAGGCCGCACGTCGTCGTGGACTGCCACGTCACCGACGGGATGGACTTCCAGTACGAGATGACGTACTTCGCGGGGGAGAGCCCGAACGCGCCGGCCCCGCTGAGACGGTACGTCGCGGGGATGAAGGAGGCGATCGGGAAGGGGCTCGCCGCGACCGGTCACGCCGCGGCCCCCTTCGGCGATCTCGAGAACCCGGCCGACCCCAACCAGGGGGTGAGGATGTGGGCCCCCTCCCCGCGCTACTCGACGTCGTACTTCGAGACGCGCAACCGGGTGAGCCTCCTCGCCGAAGCGCACGCCTACAAGCCCTTCGCCGTCCGCGTCGCCGCGACGTACGAGATGCTGCGGTCGATCCTCGAGCACGTCGCCGCCGATCCGAAGGGGCTCACCGGCGCCGTCGCGGCCTCCGAGGCGGAGTCCGCGCGGCGTGCCACGGCGGAACGCGGCGCGACGTTCGGCCTCGCGTTCAAGGCCACGGACGATCGCGTGATGGTCGATTACCTCGGCTGGAGCTTCGACGTCGTCCCGAGCGAGGTGACCGGGAGATTGCGCGTCGTCTGGTCGCGGCGGCCGGAGACCTTTCGCGTCCCGCTCTACGCCTCGCTCGTCGCGACGAAGGAGGTGCGCGTCCCCCGCGGCTACCTCCTGTCGCGGGCCTACGCGCCGCTCGCGGCGAAGGCGGTTCTCCACGGCCTCCGCGTCTCCCGCACCCTCGCCGACGCGGACCTCGACGTGGAGGTCTTCCGGGCGACGGAGCTCGCGTGGGCCGCCGGGTCGTACCAGGGGCACCACGCCGCGGAGGCGAAGGGAGCGTGGGCGGTCGAGCGCCGTCACGTCCCCTCCGGGACGTTCTGGATCCCCCTCGACCAGCCGGACGCCCCGATCGCGATGTGGCTCTTCGAGCCCGAATCGCCGGAGGGGTTCCTCGCCTGGAACGCCTTCGACAACATCCTGGAGCGGAAGATGGTCGTCGAGGATCCCGTCGTGGAGAGGATGGCGGCCGAGATGCTGAAGGACCAGCGCGTCCGCGCCGACTACGAGCGCGCCTTCCCGGGAGGGGCGGGCGCGGCGCCGCGGGATCCGAACGAGGCCGACGCGGCGGCCGAGCGGCGGCTCATGTGGTTCTACGCGCGATCCCCGTTCTTCGATCGCGAGGTCGGCGTGTACCCGATCGCCCGCGTCACCTCAGATCCGGGGCTGCGGACGGCGGAGTGGACGCCCCCGGCCGCGCCCTGA
- a CDS encoding 2-dehydropantoate 2-reductase, translating into MRIAVVGAGGVGGYFGAKLAASGSDVAFLARGAHLEAMRSRGLEVRSPLGDVRVEKVRATADPREIGPVDAVLFAVKLYDGEPAARSLGPLLGPATPVVTLQNGVESVELLSRAVGREHVMGGVAYVAAVLDEPGVIRHTAMGSVIFGELDRSSTPRAAALLEACTAAGFGARVSDRIDVEIWEKFVRLAVFSGVCAVTRSTIGAIRGDPETLRMLVDALGETLAVARARGIPLRDGLRAEILQMVQDLPAASKASMLEDLERGRPLELPWLSGAVVRLGRELGVATPVHAFIAAALKLQAGGRGA; encoded by the coding sequence ATGCGCATCGCCGTCGTCGGCGCCGGCGGGGTCGGGGGATACTTCGGGGCGAAGCTCGCGGCCTCGGGGTCCGACGTCGCCTTTCTCGCGCGGGGCGCCCATCTCGAGGCGATGCGGTCGCGCGGTCTCGAGGTGCGGAGCCCGCTCGGGGACGTGCGCGTCGAGAAGGTCCGTGCGACCGCCGATCCCCGCGAGATCGGCCCCGTGGACGCGGTCCTCTTCGCCGTGAAGCTCTACGACGGCGAGCCGGCGGCGCGATCGCTGGGGCCGCTCCTCGGCCCCGCCACTCCGGTCGTGACGCTCCAGAACGGCGTCGAGAGCGTGGAGCTCCTCTCGCGCGCCGTGGGGCGCGAGCACGTCATGGGGGGCGTCGCGTACGTCGCGGCGGTCCTCGACGAGCCCGGCGTCATCCGGCACACGGCGATGGGGAGCGTCATCTTCGGCGAGCTCGATCGCTCGAGCACTCCCCGCGCCGCCGCCCTCCTCGAGGCGTGCACGGCGGCGGGGTTCGGCGCGCGCGTGAGCGATCGGATCGACGTCGAGATCTGGGAGAAGTTCGTGAGGCTCGCCGTCTTCAGCGGCGTGTGCGCCGTCACCCGCTCGACGATCGGCGCCATCAGGGGCGATCCCGAGACGTTGCGGATGCTCGTCGACGCCCTGGGGGAGACGCTCGCGGTGGCGCGCGCCCGCGGCATTCCGCTTCGCGACGGCCTCCGCGCCGAGATCCTCCAGATGGTCCAGGACCTCCCCGCGGCGTCCAAGGCGTCGATGCTCGAGGACCTCGAGCGCGGAAGGCCTCTCGAGCTCCCGTGGCTCAGCGGCGCCGTCGTCCGGCTCGGGCGGGAGCTGGGGGTCGCGACGCCCGTCCACGCGTTCATCGCCGCGGCCCTCAAGCTCCAGGCCGGCGGCCGCGGGGCCTGA
- a CDS encoding carbamoyltransferase, translating to MNILGISAYYHDSAACLLRDGQVIAAAGEERFTRKKHDHGFPDNAIRYCLAEGKIQSKDLDYVGFYDKPLVKFERILLTYIATFPKSFRSFNKAVPLWLTQKLRIPALIRKHMGYDGEVLFGDHHMSHAASSFLVSPFKEAAILTLDGVGEWSTATQGVGRDRDIQLWNEIRFPHSLGLLYSAFTYFLGFKVNSAEYKVMGLAPYGEPRYFDQIMKEIIHVGEDGSFKMNMDYFAYDYGLTMTNGKFSQLFGIPVREGEGKLEQVHKDIAASVQKVTEEIVLRMCRRLNRDTGLTNLCMAGGVALNCVANGRVIRETPFKNIFIQPAAGDAGGAVGVAAYIHSAVLGNARTFVWKHAYWGPAYSTEEIRSYLEKHGIPFRELSREDLLKNTARLIAEQNVIGWFQGRMEFGPRSLGNRSIIADARNPANKDVVNLKIKFRESFRPFAPTVLAEKSGEWFELECDSPYMLLVAQVRPEKRSIPSVTHVDGSARIQTIRRDENEMYYDLIQEFDRQTGCPVIINTSFNVRGEPIVCTPHDAYLCFMRTRMDYLVLDRFLLDKKDQPGLNDDIDWQREFPLD from the coding sequence ATGAACATCCTCGGCATCTCGGCCTACTACCACGACTCCGCGGCGTGCCTCCTGCGCGACGGCCAGGTCATCGCCGCCGCGGGGGAGGAGCGATTCACCCGCAAGAAGCACGATCACGGGTTTCCCGACAACGCCATCCGCTACTGCCTGGCCGAGGGGAAGATCCAGTCGAAGGACCTCGACTACGTCGGCTTTTACGACAAGCCGCTGGTCAAGTTCGAGCGCATCCTCCTCACGTACATCGCGACGTTCCCGAAGTCGTTCCGCTCGTTCAACAAGGCCGTTCCGCTCTGGCTCACGCAGAAGCTCCGCATCCCGGCGCTGATCCGCAAGCACATGGGGTACGACGGAGAGGTCCTCTTCGGCGACCACCACATGTCGCACGCGGCGTCCTCTTTTCTCGTGTCGCCGTTCAAGGAGGCCGCGATCCTGACGCTCGACGGCGTGGGCGAGTGGTCCACGGCGACCCAGGGGGTCGGCCGCGATCGCGACATCCAGCTCTGGAACGAGATCCGCTTCCCGCACTCGCTGGGACTGCTTTACTCCGCGTTCACCTACTTCCTCGGGTTCAAGGTCAACTCGGCCGAGTACAAGGTCATGGGTCTCGCGCCTTACGGAGAGCCGCGCTACTTCGACCAGATCATGAAGGAGATCATCCACGTCGGCGAGGACGGCTCCTTCAAGATGAACATGGACTACTTCGCCTACGACTACGGCCTGACGATGACGAACGGGAAGTTCTCGCAGCTCTTCGGCATCCCGGTCCGCGAGGGGGAGGGGAAGCTCGAGCAGGTTCACAAGGACATCGCGGCGTCGGTCCAGAAGGTGACCGAGGAGATCGTGCTCCGCATGTGCCGGAGGCTGAACCGGGACACGGGCCTCACCAACCTGTGCATGGCCGGCGGGGTCGCGCTCAACTGCGTCGCCAATGGCCGCGTGATCCGCGAGACGCCGTTCAAGAACATCTTCATCCAGCCCGCCGCGGGCGACGCCGGCGGCGCGGTGGGAGTCGCCGCCTACATCCACTCGGCGGTCCTCGGCAACGCCCGGACGTTCGTCTGGAAGCACGCCTATTGGGGGCCGGCCTACTCGACGGAGGAGATCCGCTCGTACCTTGAGAAGCACGGCATCCCGTTCCGCGAGCTCTCCCGGGAGGATCTTCTGAAGAACACCGCGCGGCTGATCGCGGAGCAGAACGTCATCGGCTGGTTCCAGGGGCGGATGGAGTTCGGGCCGCGCTCCCTGGGCAACCGCAGCATCATCGCCGACGCGCGGAATCCGGCGAACAAGGACGTCGTGAACCTCAAGATCAAGTTCCGCGAGTCGTTCCGCCCCTTCGCGCCGACCGTCCTCGCGGAGAAGTCGGGGGAGTGGTTCGAGCTCGAGTGCGACTCCCCGTACATGCTCCTCGTCGCGCAGGTCCGCCCGGAGAAGCGATCGATTCCGTCGGTGACGCACGTCGACGGCTCGGCCCGCATCCAGACGATACGGCGCGACGAGAACGAGATGTACTACGACCTCATCCAGGAGTTCGATCGGCAGACCGGGTGCCCGGTCATCATCAACACCTCGTTCAACGTGAGAGGCGAGCCCATCGTCTGCACGCCGCACGACGCGTACCTGTGCTTCATGCGCACCCGGATGGACTACCTCGTGCTCGACCGGTTCCTCCTCGACAAGAAGGATCAGCCGGGCCTCAACGACGACATCGACTGGCAGCGGGAGTTCCCGCTCGATTAG
- the tadA gene encoding Flp pilus assembly complex ATPase component TadA, with product MPTHAQLGEVLVRAGCLDAQGLARALEVVAKSRVSLNRALETLGLVDGGTIASVLAQQLGLDVVDLDVLEVPAEVASLLPAEFCRSHLVAPLNVEGKRLRIAMTNPLDYPTLQDVEFCTGMRVTAAVGAESSLAALLERTYPAPPAEKKPDIQSTYDLLSSVNPEGEVESSEADVEAIDISKLARDVNLTPIVRLVNMILCDAAKAGASDIHVEPQDERLLVRQRVDGMLKDVLKIPRGLQDSTVSRLKIISGMDIAERRKPQDGRSRLRFEGKRIDLRVSTLPTQFGEKVVIRLLDGSNARLDINRLGFSAENLRMFLALLSRPQGIILVTGPTGSGKTSTLYSALGYLKAPTKNIITVEDPIEFQLEGINQVQINPKAGMTFASGLRSILRQDPNIVLVGEIRDQETAGIAMEAAQTGHLLLSTLHTNDAISTITRLLDLGIEAFLVASSLTAVLSQRLTRIPCPSCSVEQAPPADVVEKIGGVGRLPQGAAFKVGLGCDACEQSGYKGRMAVHEVAVVTDEVRNLISRRAPEHEIRAEARRGGMRTLMEDAIDKASRGLTTLDEVVRVCPPDETPETRQATGPEPAARPSRADVPEEAPMPAPPGPPGARRVVVVDDSPTVATVIKYFMENEGFEVFLAADGREGLEAVKEHRPDVIISDVNMPGMDGIEMVRELRSHPDTAGTLILMLTSEDSVESEARGLEVGADDYILKPVEPRRLAARVKALLSRSTAREAVPR from the coding sequence GTGCCGACGCACGCACAGCTTGGAGAGGTCCTGGTCCGCGCGGGGTGCCTGGACGCCCAGGGGCTCGCGCGGGCTCTCGAGGTCGTCGCGAAGAGCCGGGTCTCGCTGAACCGGGCCCTGGAGACGCTGGGCCTCGTCGACGGCGGCACGATCGCGAGCGTCCTGGCGCAGCAGCTCGGGCTCGACGTCGTCGACCTGGACGTCCTCGAGGTCCCGGCGGAGGTGGCCTCCCTCCTGCCGGCGGAATTCTGCCGATCCCATCTGGTCGCTCCGCTGAACGTCGAAGGCAAGAGGCTCCGCATCGCGATGACGAATCCGCTGGACTACCCGACCCTCCAGGACGTCGAGTTCTGCACCGGGATGCGCGTCACCGCCGCGGTGGGCGCCGAGTCGAGCCTCGCGGCCCTCCTCGAGAGGACATACCCGGCGCCGCCCGCCGAGAAGAAGCCCGACATCCAGTCCACGTACGACCTCCTCTCCTCGGTCAATCCCGAAGGGGAGGTCGAATCCTCCGAGGCCGACGTCGAGGCGATCGACATCAGCAAGCTCGCGCGCGACGTCAACCTGACCCCGATCGTGCGGCTCGTGAACATGATTCTCTGCGACGCGGCGAAGGCGGGCGCGAGCGACATCCACGTCGAGCCCCAGGACGAGCGGCTGCTGGTGCGGCAGCGCGTCGACGGGATGCTGAAGGACGTCCTGAAGATCCCCCGGGGGCTCCAGGACTCCACCGTGTCGCGCCTGAAGATCATCTCGGGGATGGACATCGCGGAGCGCCGCAAGCCCCAGGACGGCCGGAGCCGCCTGAGATTCGAGGGGAAGCGGATCGATCTGCGCGTGTCGACCCTCCCCACCCAGTTCGGCGAGAAGGTGGTCATACGGCTCCTCGACGGCTCGAACGCCAGGCTCGACATCAATCGCCTGGGGTTCAGCGCGGAAAACCTCCGCATGTTCCTCGCTCTCCTCTCACGGCCACAGGGGATCATCCTCGTCACCGGCCCGACGGGAAGCGGGAAGACGTCGACGCTCTACTCGGCGCTCGGGTACCTGAAGGCCCCCACGAAGAACATCATCACCGTCGAAGATCCCATCGAGTTCCAGCTTGAGGGGATCAACCAGGTTCAGATCAACCCGAAGGCGGGGATGACCTTCGCGTCGGGGCTGCGCTCGATCCTGCGGCAGGATCCGAACATCGTCCTCGTCGGCGAGATCCGGGACCAGGAGACCGCCGGCATCGCCATGGAGGCGGCCCAGACGGGCCACCTCCTCCTCAGCACGCTCCACACGAACGACGCCATCTCGACGATCACGCGGCTCCTCGATCTCGGCATCGAGGCCTTCCTGGTGGCGTCGTCCCTGACGGCCGTGCTCTCGCAGCGCCTCACGCGGATCCCCTGCCCGAGCTGCTCCGTCGAGCAGGCGCCCCCCGCCGACGTCGTCGAGAAGATCGGGGGCGTCGGGCGCCTTCCCCAGGGCGCGGCCTTCAAGGTCGGCCTCGGATGCGACGCCTGCGAGCAGTCGGGATACAAGGGTCGCATGGCCGTGCACGAGGTGGCCGTCGTGACCGACGAGGTGCGGAACCTCATCTCGCGACGCGCCCCGGAGCACGAGATCCGCGCGGAGGCGCGTCGCGGAGGGATGCGCACCCTGATGGAGGATGCCATCGACAAGGCGTCGCGCGGGCTGACGACCCTCGACGAGGTGGTCCGCGTCTGTCCGCCCGATGAGACCCCCGAGACGCGCCAGGCGACGGGGCCGGAGCCGGCCGCCCGGCCCTCCCGGGCCGATGTCCCCGAGGAAGCGCCCATGCCTGCCCCGCCGGGGCCGCCGGGGGCCCGGCGCGTCGTCGTCGTGGACGACAGCCCGACCGTCGCGACCGTCATCAAGTACTTCATGGAGAACGAGGGGTTCGAGGTCTTCCTCGCGGCGGATGGCCGGGAGGGCCTCGAGGCGGTGAAGGAACACCGGCCGGACGTCATCATCAGCGACGTCAACATGCCGGGCATGGATGGCATCGAGATGGTCCGGGAACTCCGCTCCCACCCCGACACGGCCGGGACGCTCATCCTCATGCTGACGTCGGAGGACAGCGTCGAGAGCGAGGCCCGGGGGCTCGAGGTCGGCGCGGACGACTACATCCTCAAGCCGGTCGAGCCGCGCCGCCTGGCCGCCCGCGTCAAGGCGCTCCTCTCAAGGTCGACGGCGCGGGAGGCCGTTCCACGCTGA